AGCGTTTTCACTCGCTCGCTGGCCAGTGTGTATTCGGTGGCCAGCACGGCGATGCGGCCGGTGCGGCTCATCGCCGCCGCCGGCTTGATGGCGGGCTCGATGCCGACGATGGGGAGAGACAGCTCGGCGCGCAGCGCGGCGATGGCGGCGGTGGTGGCGGTGTTGCAGGCCACTATCAGGATGGTGGCGCCCTGGCTGGCCAGGTAATGTCCCACCTTCAGCGCGCGGTCTATGATTTCCTCGCGGCTGCGCGGGCCGTAGGGGCAATAGGCCTGGTCGGCGAGATAGGTGATCGGCCAGGCGGGCAGGGCGGCGCGCACCGCGCGCCACACCGACAGCCCGCCCAGGCCGGAATCGTACATCGCTATCATATTGCCGCTCAGTTGTTCTGGATGACGATCTTGGGGAATTTGGCGGAGAAGTCCTGCGCCTTTTCGCCTACCTTCACCGCCACGCGGCGGGCGATGGCGCGGTACAGCTCGGCCGGCTTGCCTTCCGGGTCGGCGGCCACGCTGGGCTTGCCTTCGTCCACCGCCAGGCGGATGGCCAGGTCGAGCGGCAGCGAGCCCAACAGCTCCACGCCGAAGTCCTGCGCCATCTTGGCCGCGCCGCCCTCGCCGAAGATGTGTTCGGCGTGGCCGCAGTGGGAGCAGATGTGGATGGCCATGTTCTCCACCAGGCCCAGGATGGGCACGCCCACCTTCTGGAACATGGTGACGCCCTTGCGCGCGTCCAAGAGGGCGATGTCCTGTGGCGTGGTGACGATCAGCGCGCCGGTGACCGGCACTTTTTGCGACAGCGTCAGCTGCACGTCGCCGGTGCCCGGCGGCATATCGATGACCAGATAGTCCAAATCGTCCCAGCGGGTGTCGTTCAACAGCTGCTGCAGCGCCTGGCTGACCATCGGGCCGCGCCATACCATGGCCTGGTCGGCGTCCACCAGGTAGCCGATGGACATGGTCTGCACGCCGTGATTGGACAGTGGCGTCAGCTTGCCTTCGACCGATTCCGGACGCTGGCCCTGCAAGCCCATCATCAGCGGTTGCGACGGGCCGTAAATGTCCGCGTCCAACAGGCCGACGCGCGCGCCCTCTGCGGCCAGCGCCAGCGCCAGGTTGGCCGCGGTGGTGGATTTGCCGACGCCGCCCTTGCCGGAGGCGACGGCGATCACGTTCTTCACGCCGGGCAGCAGCGGCACGCCGCGCTGGGCGGAGTGGCTGGCGATCTGGCTGCTCACCGCCACCTTGACGGCGCGGCCTTCCGCCAATGGCGCCAGCGCCGCCTCGAACTGCTGGCGGACGGCGTCGAACTGGCTCTTGGCCGGGTAGGCCAGCACCACGTCCAGGCTGATCTCGGCGTCGCCGCACTTGAGGTTCTTGACGTTTTTGGCCGCTACGTAGCTTTTGCCGGTATTGGCGTCGATCAGCGGCTTCAGGATTTCGAGGATCTGGTTTTCGAGCTGTGCCATGGTTTCGTTCTGGGTGGCCCGGTCGGCTTGGCCGCCGAACAGGCGGGTGAGTTTGGAGAACATGCGAGGGTCCGGATGGATATTTCCGACAATTTTAATCGGATTTCGTCTCGGGCGCACCGCGCTCCGC
This genomic window from Chromobacterium phragmitis contains:
- the apbC gene encoding iron-sulfur cluster carrier protein ApbC, whose translation is MFSKLTRLFGGQADRATQNETMAQLENQILEILKPLIDANTGKSYVAAKNVKNLKCGDAEISLDVVLAYPAKSQFDAVRQQFEAALAPLAEGRAVKVAVSSQIASHSAQRGVPLLPGVKNVIAVASGKGGVGKSTTAANLALALAAEGARVGLLDADIYGPSQPLMMGLQGQRPESVEGKLTPLSNHGVQTMSIGYLVDADQAMVWRGPMVSQALQQLLNDTRWDDLDYLVIDMPPGTGDVQLTLSQKVPVTGALIVTTPQDIALLDARKGVTMFQKVGVPILGLVENMAIHICSHCGHAEHIFGEGGAAKMAQDFGVELLGSLPLDLAIRLAVDEGKPSVAADPEGKPAELYRAIARRVAVKVGEKAQDFSAKFPKIVIQNN